The Chrysemys picta bellii isolate R12L10 chromosome 5, ASM1138683v2, whole genome shotgun sequence genome includes a window with the following:
- the LOC135983863 gene encoding uncharacterized protein LOC135983863, with protein sequence MMERGHDQDALHCRVKVKELRNAYHKACKANSCFYKELDAIHGGDPTSTPKTIMDTSEPRSTRQEEEESVSEGAEEEGDSPAALDACSQARFSSQEEGSQSQWMVFGEGQTPEELPDATLRSQLSLLSMAERLQRIRKCTRKSKEDMLHEMMQQSLNENQKVQEWRESERRVRQQNEDRRHQSTERLLSIMEHQADSIQALIAMQGEHFRPHPPCSPCPKTLSLVPPCHHQPTFPNIQVLIATSCLHHPALQTTTLTHCTQPPSPCILASLKCITHCTALQTGRLSMITGHTQICDCPVPHRTPFPRPTQHRCVMPFLFLKQLCFFSINDFFGFENFFIIALSKRYRSPGKQKALQLSASYIANRFLLTLEPLHFTPVQGTKH encoded by the exons atgatggaaaggggccatgaccaggacgcaCTGCactgcagggttaaagtgaaggagctgcggaatgcgtACCACAAAGCGTGCAAGGCAAACAgctgtttctacaaagagctggacgcaatacaTGGGGGCGACCCCACTTCCACCCCGAAGACcatcatggacacttcagagccccgctcaacaaggcaggaggaggaggaaagtgtgagtgagggtgctgaggaggagggagacagccCAGCagccctagatgcatgcagccaggcacgattttcaagccaggaggaaggtagccagtcgcagtggaTGGTGTTTGGGGAAGGACAGACACCAGAGGAACTGCctg atgcaaccttgagatcccagctgTCCTTGCTATCAATggccgaaagactccaaagaatcaggaagtGTACTCGAAaaagcaaagaggacatgctaCATGAAATGatgcagcagtcccttaatgaaaatcaaaaagtgcaggagtggcgggagagtgaaaggagggtccgCCAGCAGAATGAGGATCGCCGGCACCAAAGCACGGAGCGGCTGctaagcatcatggagcaccaagcagactcAATACAGGCACTCATAGCAATGCAGGGGGAGCACTTccgcccccaccctccctgcagcccttgtcccaaaacgctttcccttgtgcccccatgtcaccaccaacccactttccccaacatccaggttcttatcgccaccagctgccttcaccacccagccctgcaaactacgacccttactCACTgtactcaacccccatcaccatgcattttagccagcctgaagtgcattactcattgcacagcactccagacaggaaggctgagtatgataacaggacatacgcaaatctgtgattgtcctGTTCCCCACCGCACCCCCTTCCCTCGTCCCACACAGCACAGATGTGTCATGCCCTTTCTGTTTCTCAAGCAGttatgtttcttttcaataaatgatttttttggctttgaaaacttctttattattgcattaagtaaaagataccgtagcccaggaaagcaaaaGGCACTGCAACTCAGTGCATCATACATAGCaaacagattcctactaacattggaaccactgcacttcactcccgtgcagggcaccaaacattag
- the LOC135983862 gene encoding paraneoplastic antigen Ma1 homolog: MALHLLEDWCKGMNINPRNCLLVTGVPEAFDEDAIEPILRVSTEYLSKCKMRGRMFVREEGAFAVLCELPSAVEPLQVPGTIAVEDGEWTVITTGSQPSPVPAPDVEFLKKMSAFLGKEGKTLADMPGLLGLDPGVPHRESAPSPDEWVKALGQALEKVMPPHPESSPYRKLRLFSGGPTPIPGEEAFEPWLEHTTEMLQEWVVPDAEKRRRLVECLRGPALDVIRTLKLSNPGVKVKDCLEALDHAFGRTEGPDDVYCKFLNARQQKGEKVSAYIQRLEKLLQRAIMRGAVAVGQMDRTRLAQIVRGIQYQNPILLHLRLRERQDNPPSYSQLIKEVREEEERQAAGEVWEVQSHPATGTTSTRTPKALMVNPQEELTQRVQVLTQKVAELENTIDSANTSRYMEPSTTTVQRTTFRTSAPTRQQGKRQSFFCYRCGQGGHIAARCQNAENPTLVYQKLRTTWGKSGNGPRAWEGSRLGLQGVEAPLERTMQPESHQD; the protein is encoded by the coding sequence ATGGCCCTACACTTGCTAGAGGACTGGTGCAAGGGGATGAATATTAACCCTAGGAACTGTCTTTTGGTAACGGGGGTGCCGGAGGCGTTTGATGAGGATGCAATAGAACCTATCTTAAGGGTATCCACTGAGTACCTGAGTAAGTGCAAAATGCGTGGGCGCATGtttgtgagggaggagggggcttttGCTGTACTGTGCGAGCTGCCATCGGCTGTGGAACCCCTACAGGTTCCAGGCACGatagcagtggaagatggtgagtgGACGGTAATAACCACTGGGAGCCAGCCctcaccagtccctgcccctgatgtagagtttttaaagaaaatgtcggcttttttggggaaagagggaaagaCTTTGGCTGATATGCCAGGTCTGTTGGGCCTTGACCCAGGAGTCCCACACCGGGAGAGTGCTCCTTCACCTGATGAGTGGGTGAAGGCTTTGGGGCAAGCATTAGAGAAGGTTATGCCACCCCACCCTGAGTCAAGCCCCTATCGTAAACTGAGGTTGTTTTCTGGGGGTCCCACCCCAATACCTGGGGAGGAAGCATTTGAACCCTGGCTGGAacacaccactgaaatgctgcaggagtgggtggTGCCTGATGCTGAAAAGAGAAGGCGACTAGTAGAGTGCCTCAGGGGGCCAGCcctagatgtgattcgcaccctgaaacTCAGTAACCCTGGAGTCAaggtgaaggactgcctagaggcccttgatcatgcCTTCGGGAGAACTGAGGGCCCAGATGATGTCTATTGCAAGTTCCTCAATGCCAGGCAACAAAAGGGAGAGAAGGTTTCTGCCTATATCCAGAGGTTGGAGAAACTATTGCAGAGAGCCATCATGAGGGGAGCAGTGGCAGTTGGGCAAATGGACCGGACTAGATTGGCTCAGATTGTGAGAGGAATTCAATATCAGAACCCAATCCTTCTCCACCTCCGATTAAGAGAACGGCAAGACAATCCACCGAGTTACTCTCAGCTGATAAAAGAGGTCCGAGAGGaagaagagaggcaggcagctggcGAGGTTTGGGAGGTGCAGTCACACCCGGCGACTGGCACAACATCCACCCGAACGCCCAAGGCACTGATGGTGAATCCTCAAGAGGAACTTACCCAacgagtgcaggtcctgacacagAAAGTGGCTGAATTAGAGAATACCATCGATTCAGCAAATACTTCAAGGTACATGGAACCCTCCACTACCACGGTTCAGAGGACTACATTTAGAACCTCTGCCCCAACGAGACAACAAGGGAAAAGACAATCATTCTTCTGCTACCGGTGTGGCCAGGGTGGACACATTGCTGCAAGGTGTCAGAATGCAGAGAATCCCACGCTAGTATATCAAAAGCTGAGGACCACCTGGGGAAAGTCGGGAAACGGCCCCAGGGCCTGGGAAGGGAGCCGCCTAGGTCTACAGGGTGTGGAGGCTCCCCTGGAAAGAACCATGCAGCCCGAATCCCACCAGGATTGA